GCGATGTTTGTTCTGGCTTTGCTCCATAAGATGTGAGAATTTTAGATTTAATTACGTAATACTCAAATTGCAGTTCCTACAACTTTAAATTTTGCATATATAACATCTATTGCTAGCTATCTGCAAAGAGCTAGGTACTACTGTATCAACTTTACACACTAAACGGCTTGACAGCAAAATTGGCTGTGATGCGATCCCGAACGATTACCAGCAGCTTCCTAGAGCTAGAGACTGCTAAATTTTTGGTTTACGAATATAGCCAAAAATCCAGCGCTACACATACTTAAACCGCTATTTTCCTTGAACCCCATCAGGTTGTGACACCTGAATTTTGAATTTGCAAAAATTTGTCCAACATCATACTGGGAATGGGACGTGGACGCATTGTTTTGGCTTCTACCCAAACCCAGAGTGCATTTGCTGTTACTAATAAATCATCTTGATTTTGTTTACGAATTTCGTAGTGTCGGAAAACACGGGTTCCACGTATTTCCTTTAGCCAAGTAGTGACTTCCAGAGTATCGCCTGCAACAGCTGGGCGTAAGTAGTCAATTTCTACCCGCCGCATGACAAATACGCCACCTAGTTCTTGGTATACATCCAAAGTTAAACCCAGGTGTTCGGAGTGTTCAATGGCAGCCTGTTCTAAATAGTTTTGATAGACGGCGTTATTTACATGGCCAAGAGCATCCATCTCATAGTGCCGAACGCGCAATAGAGTTTTGAATAATTCCATAGTTTAGTAAGTAGTGCGGCGCTGTTTTAGTCTATCTGATTGCAAGCTCTAAGTAGGTAGACATAAATAAATTAAAGTTTTTACTTGGCACTTTAGCGTTAAAGCGTCAGCTAAAAGCGACAAGTTATATCTAAATATCACAACAGTTATAAAAGTTAATCTGTATAAATATTACATACAGTTGTCATTCTAATAACACAAGCTTTCTCTAAAGTTAAAACTAAGTTAAGAAATTTTTCAAAATTAGGAAGTTTATGAGTGTAAACAGTTCCCTATGGGAGAATAAAGTTAATTCTTGACAAATATCTTTTTGTTTTTTGTAAATTTCTGTTTTGTTTTTAGCAAAAAATGCGTTTTCTAGGCGTATTAGCTGCTGCATTGATTTAAATCTCAGCTACTTAATTCTTGGAAGTAAGCAGATCATAGATGATACTTTCCAAGATGCATATTACTTCTGGCTGACTCGATTATTCGAGTTTAGTAGAAGAAAATTAGTAAAATTCGGAGGTATAAAATGGCAGTTCGGAATAATTTAGTTGCCAATATATGGCAAAGAGTACAACAAAATTCCGTCACTTGGGGATCGTTAGCCCTTTTGGTTAGTGGATTAATCATGCTGTTAGTAATACTTACAATGTTTTCTTACACTTAATAACAGTAAGATTCTTCCAGTTTCTGGGTAGCAGTCTAGAAACTGGAAGATAATAAACTGCGTCTCGAAAAAATTAAACTTGAGACAAAAATTTATGAACTGCAAAATTTTACTAACAGTTATGGCGTTATCTGTTACTAGCTTAGTAGCTCCTGTCAAAGCTCAAGAGCTTAATAACAGAACTCCAGGGCAATCAAATAAAGTTATAAATGCTTGCGTCCAGAACCAAGCCCAAACTTTGCCAAATCCCTTTAGCGACGTACCATCAAACCATTGGGCTTTTAAAGCAGTTATGACTATGCATTACTGCGGAGCCTTCCGTCAAGCGACTCCGCCTGCTTTGTTTGAGAAGTTGCGACCAATACAAAGCCAGCAGCAATATGAAAAAGAACCACAGTTTCAAAAGTAAAAAAAGAAAAACTTTCTCAAATTAACTAACGGTAAATTAAGTGAGTCAATTGACAATCTAATAAGTCAGAAACCAGAATTTAGGATTGAGTTATTTGGTGCAAAACAATTAGCGCTGATTTAAATCCACGACTAATTAATTCTGGTTTCTGAATTCTGATTATTGAATTCTTTAATTAAACATTGACTGGCTCACTATCCTGAACTAGTGAACGAGTTTCGCCATTGCGCTGGAGAATACCGCCAACCATTGCCAATAAAGCGTTTATCTTGCGGTTGCGCCATTTATCTACAAGTTGTTCTACTTGATTTGCAGACATTCGCCGCAACATCGCTTCGTAGAGATAAGCTGCATGACCAGTTTCATCTTTAGCAATGCTCAATATTCCCATTTTTAAGTTGCGAGTGGTTGGCTCATCATCAGGTAATACTTTTGCCATACGGGTAAAGTCTTTACTAGCATCTAACTCCAGAATATAAGTGCTAGCCATAAATACATCCCAGTCAATAACAGGGGGTTTTAGCTGTTCTTGTGTGTAACCCTCATAGAATGCTGCAAAAAAGGGACTGCGCTGCTGTTTTGATTTACTTGTAGATGGACTTTGGGATTGACGTTTGAAATCTATAACTTGTTTATTCAGCTGTTTTAAGGCGTGAGCAAAAACCTGACCATGCCTAGTTTCATCTGATGCGTGTTTTGCGAGTTTTTCTGCCAGCCATGTATCGCCTTCGGCTGCTGCCCGATCGCTCAGTGCAGATAAAAATGGAACTGAGCCAGATTCTGCCAATTGAAACCCTGCAAGGACGTTGGGGCGAGTTTTAGAGTCACGAATTTGAGCGGCATAGTAATAAGCAACAGCACCCGAACCCACTAGACTTGTCCGAAAATTCCAAAGCCAGACTGTTCAAAGCTTTGGGGCAAAACTTTGATATCTTCGTAAATACGTAATTATAAGGCTTTGAGATAGTTAGTGATA
This region of Nostoc sp. UHCC 0302 genomic DNA includes:
- a CDS encoding ferritin-like domain-containing protein; the encoded protein is MGSGAVAYYYAAQIRDSKTRPNVLAGFQLAESGSVPFLSALSDRAAAEGDTWLAEKLAKHASDETRHGQVFAHALKQLNKQVIDFKRQSQSPSTSKSKQQRSPFFAAFYEGYTQEQLKPPVIDWDVFMASTYILELDASKDFTRMAKVLPDDEPTTRNLKMGILSIAKDETGHAAYLYEAMLRRMSANQVEQLVDKWRNRKINALLAMVGGILQRNGETRSLVQDSEPVNV
- a CDS encoding thioesterase family protein is translated as MELFKTLLRVRHYEMDALGHVNNAVYQNYLEQAAIEHSEHLGLTLDVYQELGGVFVMRRVEIDYLRPAVAGDTLEVTTWLKEIRGTRVFRHYEIRKQNQDDLLVTANALWVWVEAKTMRPRPIPSMMLDKFLQIQNSGVTT
- a CDS encoding S-layer protein, with translation MNCKILLTVMALSVTSLVAPVKAQELNNRTPGQSNKVINACVQNQAQTLPNPFSDVPSNHWAFKAVMTMHYCGAFRQATPPALFEKLRPIQSQQQYEKEPQFQK